Proteins encoded together in one Deinococcus hopiensis KR-140 window:
- a CDS encoding HAD family hydrolase, protein MTRSVRAVLFDLDGTLHDRAATIREWLVGHTGRHALPAGYAERFTELDDFGYRPKREVMFLLAREFGLTHDPEVLLEDFWAHAFRAPVPMPHTHDVLRELRARGVLVGIVTNGWADKQRQTLVGLRLEGLVDDVVISKEVGLSKPDASIYRLALGRLGVDAAATWFVGDSPRNDVWGPQQVGMRAAYLPTGHGLNGEVPEATLRNVRDVLDLISDG, encoded by the coding sequence ATGACCCGCTCTGTCCGCGCCGTTCTCTTCGATCTCGACGGCACCCTCCACGACCGCGCCGCCACCATCCGCGAGTGGCTGGTGGGCCACACCGGGCGCCACGCCCTCCCCGCTGGGTACGCCGAACGTTTTACCGAACTCGACGACTTCGGTTACCGTCCCAAGCGGGAAGTCATGTTCCTCCTCGCGCGCGAATTCGGCCTGACGCACGATCCGGAGGTGCTGCTGGAAGACTTCTGGGCCCACGCCTTCAGGGCTCCCGTCCCCATGCCCCATACGCACGACGTTCTGCGCGAATTGCGGGCACGCGGCGTCCTCGTCGGCATCGTGACGAACGGGTGGGCGGACAAGCAGCGGCAGACACTGGTGGGGTTGAGGTTGGAAGGCCTGGTGGACGACGTGGTAATCAGCAAGGAAGTGGGGCTGAGCAAGCCCGATGCGTCCATCTACCGCCTGGCACTCGGGCGCCTCGGGGTGGACGCGGCAGCCACCTGGTTCGTGGGTGACTCGCCCCGCAACGACGTGTGGGGACCGCAACAGGTGGGGATGCGCGCGGCGTATCTGCCCACCGGACACGGACTGAATGGCGAGGTGCCGGAAGCGACGCTGCGGAACGTGCGGGACGTGCTGGACCTGATTTCCGACGGCTGA